A single genomic interval of Coccidioides posadasii str. Silveira chromosome 1, complete sequence harbors:
- a CDS encoding uncharacterized protein (EggNog:ENOG410PFM8~COG:S~BUSCO:2909at33183), translating to MLLRNTFYRCVPTILQSRLARMASHLSNGPQTANTSALSLEDIPKTNNFTTKLPPDPAFQTPESSNNAPREELGPRMVKGALYTFVRPEPQDDLELLDVSPRAMRDIGLKDGEEKTKAFKDMTAGNKIFWSEEHGGIYPWAQCYGGWQFGAWAGQLGDGRAISLFETVNPTTGTRYEIQLKGAGRTPYSRFADGKAVLRSSIREYVISEALNALGIPTTRALALTLLPDVAVRREKIEPGAIVTRFAESWLRIGTFDLLRARGDRDLTRKLANYIAEDVFSGWESLPAALKFSDDGPPPVDVDNPPRGVPKDEMQGEEGAEQNRFSRLYREIVRRNAKTVAAWQAYGFMNGVLNTDNTSIFGLSLDYGPFAFMDNFDPNYTPNHDDELLRYSYRNQPSIIWWNLVRLGESFGELIGAGDKVDDETFVSKGITEDFAPILIKRAETIIDNASKEYRTLFLNEYKRLMTARLGLKTQKDSDFEKLFSDLLDALEALELDFNHFFRKLSGFSLSDIKSEEKRKEVASVFFHQEGVGGIGNTEESARERLAKWLSAWRDRVIEDWGSDSDVERQTSMKAVNPKFLPRSWVLDEVIQRVQHQGDRDILGRVMHMALHPFQEEWNWNREEEERLCGDVPQFKRMTMCSCSS from the exons ATGCTCTTGAGAAACACTTTTTATCGCTGCGTGCCGACGATCCTTCAATCCCGCCTTGCACGAATGGCATCCCATCTATCTAACGGTCCACAGACAGCGAATACCAGTGCCTTATCCTTAGAGGACATCCCCAAAACCAACAATTTCACTACAAAGCTTCCCCCGGACCCCGCATTTCAAACACCGGAATCTTCAAATAATGCTCCCCGAGAGGAATTGGGACCTCGTATGGTCAAAGGGGCGTTATATACCTTTGTTAGACCAGAACCGCAAGACGACCTGGAGCTTTTGGATGTGAGTCCCCGGGCAATGCGTGATATCGGGTTGAAAGACGGTGAGGAGAAGACAAAGGCCTTTAAAGATATGACGGCTGGGAATAAGATATTTTGGAGTGAGGAGCATGGAGGAATATACCCATGGGCGCAATGTTACGGAG GTTGGCAATT CGGAGCTTGGGCAGGACAGTTAGGTGATGGT CGGGCCATCAGTTTATTTGAAACTGTAAATCCGACTACGGGTACAAGGTATGAGATTCAACTTAAGGGGGCTGGAAGGACCCCGTACTCGCGATTTGCCGATGGAAAAGCAGTCCTTCGCTCTAGCATTCGAGAATACGTAATCTCAGAAG CTTTGAATGCTCTTGGAATACCTACAACTCGTGCACTCGCCCTCACCCTGTTACCTGATGTTGCAgtaagaagagaaaagattGAGCCTGGAGCCATTGTGACTCGGTTTGCTGAATCTTGGCTTCGTATTGGAACGTTTGATCTCCTTCGTGCGCGCGGAGATCGAGATCTCACGCGCAAGCTCGCTAATTATATCGCCGAGGACGTTTTCTCTGGGTGGGAGTCCCTCCCTGCAGCCTTGAAATTTTCGGATGACGGTCCTCCTCCTGTTGATGTGGATAATCCACCTAGAGGTGTGCCAAAAGATGAAATgcaaggagaagaaggcgCAGAGCAAAACAGGTTTTCTAGGCTCTACCGTGAGATTGTACGACGTAATGCGAAAACAGTTGCAGCATGGCAAGCATATGGTTTCATGAATGGAGTGCTGAATACAGACAATACTTCAATATTCGGACTGTCGCTTGATTATGGCCcgtttgcctttatggataATTTCGACCCAAATTATACCCCGAACCACGATGATGAACTGCTACGATATTCGTATAGGAATCAACCCTCGATTATTTGGTGGAATTTGGTTCGACTAGGAGAATCGTTTGGAGAACTAATAGGTGCAGGGGACAAGGTCGATGACGAAACTTTCGTCTCTAAAGGAATCACTGAAGATTTTGCCCCGATACTCATTAAGCGAGCCGAGACCATTATTGATAACGCATCTAAGGAATATCGAACCCTGTTTTTGAACGAATACAAACGCCTGATGACCGCCAGATTAGGTTTAAAGACCCAGAAAGACTCGGACTTTGAAAAGTTATTTTCTGATCTACTTGATGCCCTCGAGGCCCTAGAGTTAGACTTCAACCACTTTTTCAGAAAGCTGTCTGGATTCTCTCTAAGTGACATCAAGAGCgaggagaaaaggaaagaagtTGCTAGCGTGTTCTTCCATCAGGAGGGCGTTGGTGGCATTGGAAACACAGAGGAATCTGCCAGAGAGCGGCTTGCAAAATGGTTATCTGCTTGGAGGGATAGGGTCATCGAGGATTGGGGAAGTGATTCGGATGTCGAACGCCAAACTTCTATGAAGGCGGTGAACCCGAAG TTCCTTCCACGATCGTGGGTCTTGGATGAAGTGATACAGCGTGTTCAGCATCAGGGAGATAGAGATATCCTCGGTCGTGTTATGCACATGGCGCTTCATCCATTTCAAGAGGAATGGAATTGGAAcagagaggaagaggagaggTTGTGTGGAGATGTTCCCCAATTCAAGAGAATGACCATGTGCAGCTGCAGCTCTTGA
- a CDS encoding uncharacterized protein (EggNog:ENOG410Q5EK), translating into MSMDDDEYLRRALEENFHLNEQHERQLEESRRFHRDLNERALRVSRADAERARQAAREEDDQLMMAIERSQAEERARARRLQAERQRLLQMDREFGSGPGQRVGDSAARANSRSLRNNEDGVRGNTGSTRARSATGTQPGCGNQRPRRQSTASSTVPQTDRRDATHGNSGPARSRSATTHQEDNSLSGSRARQPRLQDTVPSHLPQASTSRASTPFRANSARESLARRISSIAAPYTTRRHSHHQPGFSNPPIIPQPAHSPAMYSLSEILARSRIDAFPTGSFFPADADPAFDAALQAAINDSADQARDEEEEAVQRSRGIPTYEEACSMPRYRPPRGARYVFQGPKEVYVETGGEGEGMRVKVVGDMDLGEALRVANQNFGQRTGQGRWQW; encoded by the coding sequence ATGTCCATGGATGACGATGAGTACCTGCGTCGGGCTCTCGAAGAGAACTTCCACCTTAACGAGCAGCATGAACGGCAGCTTGAAGAATCGCGAAGATTCCATCGCGACCTTAATGAAAGAGCTCTCAGAGTATCCCGGGCTGATGCGGAGAGGGCCAGACAGGCTGCTCGGGAAGAGGATGATCAATTGATGATGGCAATAGAAAGGAGTCAGGCAGAGGAGCGTGCGAGGGCAAGGAGGCTTCAAGCAGAGAGACAAAGATTACTGCAGATGGATAGAGAATTCGGCAGTGGTCCAGGTCAGCGTGTAGGTGACAGTGCCGCTCGGGCGAACTCCAGGAGTCTACGAAACAACGAAGACGGAGTCCGTGGAAACACTGGTTCAACGAGAGCCAGATCCGCTACCGGAACTCAACCGGGGTGTGGTAACCAACGACCTAGACGTCAAAGCACAGCATCATCAACTGTCCCTCAAACTGACCGAAGAGATGCAACTCATGGAAATAGCGGCCCAGCACGGTCAAGATCCGCCACAACCCACCAGGAGGATAACAGCCTGAGTGGTAGTCGAGCGCGCCAACCACGGCTCCAGGATACCGTACCGTCACATCTTCCCCAAGCAAGCACATCAAGAGCAAGCACCCCTTTCCGCGCCAATAGTGCACGCGAATCTCTAGCGCGCCGCATTTCCAGTATCGCAGCCCCATACACCACTCGTCGCCACTCCCACCACCAGCCTGGTTTCTCCAACCCTCCCATAATTCCTCAACCTGCTCATAGTCCGGCCATGTACTCCCTCTCCGAAATACTTGCCCGCTCCCGCATAGATGCCTTCCCCACCGGGTCCTTCTTCCCCGCAGATGCTGATCCGGCCTTTGATGCTGCCCTCCAAGCCGCAATCAACGATTCTGCCGATCAAGCGCGcgacgaagaggaagaagccgTTCAACGCAGTCGGGGCATCCCAACGTATGAAGAGGCCTGCAGCATGCCGAGGTATAGACCACCAAGGGGAGCGAGATATGTGTTTCAGGGACCGAAAGAAGTTTATGTTGAGACAGGTGGCGAGGGTGAGGGGATGAGGGTCAAAGTGGTGGGGGATATGGATCTGGGAGAAGCTCTCAGGGTTGCGAACCAGAATTTTGGACAGCGAACAGGGCAGGGCCGATGGCAGTGGTGA
- a CDS encoding uncharacterized protein (EggNog:ENOG4111HB6~COG:T), producing the protein MEICEQSEAFVEQDGDLIFDHTRLILRGDGEYFYARVNWRVSSPSAVDISQLKINKILTKNIWPPMDSHYTPAPDPLPLNSYIKQSSLLYYSDTPASLEPGRQLLAKMEVCEVL; encoded by the coding sequence ATGGAGATATGCGAGCAAAGCGAAGCATTCGTGGAACAAGACGGCGATCTTATCTTCGACCATACAAGGCTGATCTTGCGAGGAGATGGCGAGTATTTCTATGCCAGGGTCAACTGGCGTGTCTCTTCGCCCTCTGCAGTTGATATCAGTCAGCTAAAGATCAACAAAATTCTCACAAAAAACATCTGGCCGCCGATGGATTCTCATTATACTCCTGCTCCCGACCCTTTACCTCTGAATTCCTACATCAAGCAGTCAAGTCTTCTATATTACAGTGACACTCCTGCTTCCCTGGAGCCAGGCCGTCAGCTATTGGCCAAGATGGAAGTGTGCGAGGTGCTTTGA
- a CDS encoding uncharacterized protein (EggNog:ENOG410PJPC~COG:S~BUSCO:7091at33183) has product MPKRPHDESARELPQKRARPTLAPDRLSALSDELALHVLSFLPIRSLITCQRVSRRFYILASDSEIWKRKYYSRWILPRARRVRQLTQLDAAIEPIGYSSKVVKWLEHGRSWREGREIDWMKEYRLQHNWSKGSCRVRELEVAQPPIPPVLVNLHNGVVFTVDARNGLRAWSMKDTEVMLASQSFDGFPSVAPTAVAISSNESSSKDQTVAVGFEDGSFEIYTLDYDTKRFKRRLSKSKHEDGEITALASCPGYLLVLFQNKKLSLYRLASDSSLRLIDSLHASNIRAPLTLSVRIVGSGVIASIAYSFPRIGCGWCIGLQEVRWDEDGQNLGSHLATPLDSQALSSPIGLGVTMRRSENPVSALQRQQSSFPYPSYTQPPTALSYSHPYLLTAHSDNTLTTYLVVSTAEKLTISPPRRLWGHTSSISGVQVGGRGKAVSVSSRGDDIRVWELEGMVPSPLIAKAPRLRERSIQLSPERMKSQSAPIGSKNAPNVLLEFGASPRLTQKDTSSELTKMTGLVGFDDEQVVVLREQDLGTQLLDCYDFR; this is encoded by the exons ATGCCAAAACGCCCACACGACGAGTCAGCTCGCGAACTGCCACAGAAGCGAGCACGCCCGACACTCGCTCCGGATCGACTATCGGCGCTGAGCGATGAGCTCGCTCTCCACGTTTTGAGCTTCCTTCCTATCCGCTCTTTAATAACTTGTCAAAG AGTATCCCGTCGGTTCTATATCTTGGCCAGCGATTCAGAAATATGGAAGCGAAAGTATTACTCGCGCTGGATACTACCTCGTGCTCGACGAGTTAGGCAGCTTACACAGCTAGATGCAGCAATCGAGCCTATTGGCTATTCCTCCAAGGTGGTAAAATGGCTGGAACATGGACGCTCCTGGAGGGAAGGCCGGGAAATCGATTGGATGAAGGAATACCGCCTCCAACATAACTGGTCAAAAGGGAGCTGCCGGGTCAGAGAGCTGGAAGTGGCACAACCACCGATTCCACCGGTTCTAGTGAATCTACATAATGGAGTTGTGTTTACCGTGGACGCGAGGAATGGACTTCGGGCGTGGTCGATGAAGGATACCGAGGTGATGCTAGCGAGTCAATCCTTCGACGGTTTTCCATCCGTAGCACCCACAGCTGTGGCGATTTCCTCCAATGAGTCTTCATCAAAAGATCAAACCGTCGCGGTTGGCTTCGAAGATGGCTCATTCGAAATATACACGTTAGACTACGATACCAAACGGTTCAAACGTCGCCTGTCAAAATCCAAACATGAAGATGGCGAAATCACTGCTCTTGCTTCATGTCCAGGCTATCTACTTGTGCTTTTTCAGAATAAAAAGCTCTCTTTGTACCGGCTGGCTTCGGATTCCTCTCTCCGCCTTATCGACTCGCTGCATGCGAGCAATATTCGAGCCCCACTTACGTTGTCCGTACGAATCGTCGGGTCTGGTGTTATTGCATCCATCGCATACAGCTTTCCTAGAATCGGATGCGGTTGGTGTATCGGTTTACAGGAGGTTCGCTGGGACGAAGACGGCCAAAATCTGGGTTCCCACCTTGCTACACCTCTGGATTCCCAAGCATTGAGTTCTCCAATAGGTCTTGGAGTCACGATGAGGCGATCTGAAAATCCAGTGTCAGCGCTTCAGCGACAGCAGTCTTCCTTTCCGTACCCATCCTACACGCAGCCTCCCACGGCATTGTCTTACTCCCATCCTTATCTACTGACTGCGCACTCTGACAACACTCTTACTACGTACCTGGTTGTGTCAACTGCAGAGAAATTGACGATCAGCCCTCCTCGTCGTTTATGGGGGCATACATCATCGATTTCCGGGGTTCAGGTTGGTGGACGCGGTAAAGCAGTGTCGGTGAGCTCTCGGGGAGACGATATTCGTGTCTGGGAGTTAGAAGGAATGGTCCCGTCACCGCTGATAGCAAAGGCACCACGATTACGCGAGCGGAGCATACAGCTGAGTCCCGAGAGGATGAAGTCGCAGTCAGCTCCGATAGGGTCGAAAAATGCGCCTAATGTCTTGTTGGAGTTTGGGGCCAGCCCGCGGCTTACTCAAAAGGATACCTCGAGCGAATTGACTAAGATGACAGGCCTAGTAGGCTTTGATGATGAACAAGTTGTGGTGCTCCGAGAGCAGGACCTTGGAACACAGCTTCTTGACTGCTATGATTTCAGGTAG
- a CDS encoding uncharacterized protein (BUSCO:14865at33183) produces the protein MEYQAGCFTCGDSAHQARDCPKKGSVICYNCGGEGHVSRDCNEPAKEKSCYRCGLTGHISRDCPQAGESGGARGQECYKCGQVGHISRECPQGGESGEARGQECYKCGQVGHISRNCGQYSGYNGGGYNAGSYRYGNRPLTCYSCGGYGHRARDCTQGQKCYNCGETGHVSRDCTTEGKGERVCYKCKQPGHVQAACPN, from the exons ATGGAATATCAGGCTGGTTGCTTCACTT GTGGCGATTCGGCCCACCAG GCCCGCGACTGCCCCAAGAAAGGTTCTGTTATCTG CTACAACTGCGGTG GAGAAGGACACGTCA GCCGCGATTGCAATGAACCCGCAAAGGAAAAGTCCTGCTACCGCTGCGGCTTGACAGGTCACATTTCACGTGACTGCCCTCAGGCAGGCGAATCCGGAGGCGCCAGAGGTCAAGAATGCTACAAGTGTGGCCAAGTCGGACATATTTCTCGTGAATGCCCCCAGGGAGGCGAGTCCGGAGAGGCCAGAGGCCAAGAATGCTACAAATGTGGCCAAGTCGGTCATATTTCCCGTAACTGCGGCCAGTACTCTGGATACAATGGTGGTGGCTACAACGCTGGCTCGTACCGCTACGGTAACCGTCCTCTGACTTGCTACTCTTGCGGAGGGTATGGCCACAGGGCTCGCGACTGTACCCAAGGACAGAAGTGCTACAATT GTGGTGAGACTGGCCATGTCTCTCGCGACTGCACCACCGAGGGCAAAGGCGAACGTGTCTGCTACAAATGCAAGCAGCCCGGTCACGTCCAAGCCGCCTGCCCCAACTAG
- a CDS encoding uncharacterized protein (EggNog:ENOG410PSHE~COG:S) — MASYSNLYDLVDDFAYDCKRHIKLQEDRLQELEAKVEEANAVKIDLEARTESLERENAKLREEIKSLQNANNTSFSDDTISKALEALDPKKLIPENPTVEQVSSRSYLSLASSYRDLYREFSTISRVFCAVRERLEITQRKATAWVRGFKQDSFQVNVDGEEVVFQRAVSSRSTRREPNVGKAGRPEPTAPKTATLPPILNTNSDPIITSSPPPHDLELAPTQSQEPGYDPTEPPQLVHSSSGVPELVSTRPVRNKRTDEIASKPRTLSMVQTGSFTRPLTIKSEPSSDQPHETETSNPHNLDSDETQDLDGRADNFPSSSVEEDQASCIQTANHQRWSETTPPVSGLKRRHALEEMDINSLPLPRQGIMSKSKRRKFSSRGTAAIPSVAEDGEEEIGDHEHHGDGDRFVHSTTRSSAAQRVLDLLETPPPRPILLITPRTIIRASPSLSRPAARTSTRHLNTHRNNVSESETRPEEEPLRCRPLHRLRLEDFKLNPDKNHGLNYAYDEVIRNRSVKRCLPGCVTQSCCGPAFQALARGEIPRDVTFNTLSPKHRDLLEEFHVDKKDKLRNISSDRLYELLVEAKAWELSNRFGRHRYTHGRAASPPGFWRTDMPTSQEALDDREKAGEMERERVHVRYKEALRRDGVWKFADE; from the coding sequence ATGGCCTCCTACTCGAATCTGTACGATTTGGTGGATGACTTCGCGTATGATTGCAAGCGGCACATTAAACTCCAAGAAGACAGACTTCAGGAGTTGGAGGCCAAAGTCGAAGAAGCAAATGCTGTCAAGATTGACCTGGAGGCACGAACTGAATCTCTTGAGCGAGAGAACGCGAAACTCCGGGAAGAAATTAAAAGTTTGCAAAATGCAAATAATACCAGCTTCAGCGACGATACCATTTCAAAGGCCCTGGAAGCGCTAGACCCGAAGAAACTCATTCCTGAAAATCCTACCGTCGAACAAGTGTCTTCAAGGTCTTACTTGTCCCTAGCCAGCTCTTATCGCGATTTGTACAGGGAATTCTCTACAATATCTCGTGTGTTTTGCGCGGTTAGGGAGAGGTTAGAAATAACCCAGAGGAAAGCCACAGCCTGGGTTCGCGGCTTCAAACAGGACTCTTTTCAGGTCAATGTGGATGGGGAGGAGGTTGTCTTTCAGCGAGCCGTCTCGAGCCGAAGTACTCGTCGGGAACCCAATGTGGGAAAAGCTGGAAGACCCGAACCAACCGCACCCAAGACTGCAACGCTGCCCCCAATTCTGAATACCAATTCGGACCCAATCATTACGAGCTCACCTCCTCCACATGACCTAGAACTCGCCCCAACACAATCTCAAGAGCCTGGATATGACCCGACTGAGCCACCTCAGCTTGTACATAGTTCTTCGGGCGTCCCAGAACTAGTATCTACGAGACCAGTGAGGAATAAACGTACAGACGAAATTGCGTCGAAACCGAGAACTTTAAGCATGGTGCAGACTGGAAGCTTCACCCGGCCCTTAACAATAAAAAGTGAACCTTCCTCTGACCAACCCCATGAAACCGAAACGAGCAACCCCCACAATCTTGATTCCGATGAGACACAAGATTTAGATGGAAGAGCGGACAATTTCCCAAGCAGTTCAGTTGAGGAGGACCAAGCTTCGTGTATTCAGACAGCAAATCACCAACGCTGGTCTGAAACGACGCCTCCAGTGTCTGGCTTGAAGCGACGGCATGCTCTAGAGGAGATGGATATCAATTCTCTGCCCCTTCCGCGGCAAGGAATAATGTCAAAAAGTAAGAGAAGGAAGTTTTCGTCCCGTGGGACAGCTGCGATCCCTTCTGTTGCGGAGGacggagaagaagagattggGGACCATGAACACCATGGAGATGGAGATCGTTTTGTGCATTCTACGACTCGTTCCTCTGCTGCCCAGCGGGTGTTAGATCTCCTCGAGACACCTCCACCGAGACCTATTCTGCTCATAACACCCCGAACTATCATAAGGGCTTCACCCTCCCTCTCCCGGCCGGCTGCGAGGACTTCAACTCGACACCTCAATACCCACCGCAATAATGTATCTGAAAGCGAAACCCGCCCAGAGGAGGAGCCTCTTCGCTGTCGCCCACTACATCGACTAAGATTGGAAGACTTTAAATTGAATCCCGACAAGAACCATGGCTTGAATTACGCATATGACGAGGTAATCAGGAATAGAAGCGTTAAACGATGCCTTCCAGGATGTGTAACACAATCATGCTGCGGGCCAGCATTTCAGGCGCTGGCGCGAGGCGAAATCCCAAGGGATGTCACCTTTAACACATTGAGCCCGAAGCATCGTGATCTCCTGGAAGAATTCCATGTGGATAAGAAGGATAAACTCCGGAACATTTCAAGCGATAGATTATACGAACTGTTGGTTGAAGCAAAAGCCTGGGAGCTTTCCAATCGATTTGGGAGACACAGATATACACATGGACGAGCAGCATCGCCTCCTGGTTTTTGGCGTACCGATATGCCTACGTCACAAGAGGCGCTTGACGATCGAGAAAAGGCTGGAGAGATGGAACGAGAGCGAGTCCACGTGAGATATAAGGAGGCCTTGAGAAGGGACGGCgtttggaaatttgctgaTGAATGA